One window of Paenibacillus albicereus genomic DNA carries:
- the gcvPB gene encoding aminomethyl-transferring glycine dehydrogenase subunit GcvPB has translation MKPEKALIFEMSREGREAFSLPPCDVPEDEELAELLPGGRLRQRDASLPEVYEVDVVRHYTELSRRNFGVDNGFYPLGSCTMKYNPKINEDAAKLPGFARIHPYQPEESIQGALELLHTLQDDLAALTGMDFVTLQPAAGAHGEWTGLMMIRAYHESRGESRSKVIVPDSSHGTNPASATTAGLETVTIKSGADGLVDLDALRAAVGPDTAALMLTNPSTLGLFEAQIVEIAAIVHEAGGLLYYDGANSNAIMGIARPGDMGFDVVHLNLHKTMSTPHGGGGPGAGPVGVKAHLVPFLPKPVVAKREDGRYFFDFDRPQSIGRVKSYYGNFGILVRAYTYIRSYGPEGLRQVSECAVLNANYMMARLAEGYEIPYPGVCKHEFVLSGRGLKAYGVRTLDVAKRLLDFGYHPPTIYFPLNVEECIMIEPTETESKETLDGFIDAMLRIAREARETPELVINAPYTTVMRRLDETLAARKPVLGCSC, from the coding sequence GTGAAGCCCGAAAAAGCGCTCATCTTCGAGATGAGCCGCGAGGGACGCGAGGCTTTCTCGCTGCCGCCTTGCGACGTGCCGGAGGACGAGGAGCTGGCCGAGCTGCTGCCGGGCGGCCGGCTCCGCCAGCGCGACGCTTCGCTGCCGGAGGTGTACGAGGTCGACGTCGTCCGCCATTACACCGAGCTTTCCCGGCGCAATTTCGGCGTGGACAACGGCTTCTATCCGCTCGGCTCCTGCACGATGAAGTACAATCCGAAGATCAACGAGGACGCGGCCAAGCTGCCCGGCTTCGCACGCATCCACCCGTATCAGCCGGAGGAGAGCATCCAGGGGGCGCTCGAACTGCTCCATACGCTCCAGGACGATCTCGCTGCGCTGACCGGCATGGACTTCGTCACGCTGCAGCCCGCCGCCGGCGCCCATGGCGAATGGACCGGCCTCATGATGATCCGCGCCTATCACGAGAGCCGGGGCGAGTCGCGCTCCAAGGTCATCGTCCCGGATTCCTCCCACGGCACGAACCCCGCCAGCGCCACGACCGCGGGACTGGAGACGGTGACGATCAAGTCGGGCGCGGACGGCCTCGTCGATCTGGACGCGCTGCGCGCCGCCGTCGGCCCGGACACGGCCGCGCTCATGCTGACGAACCCGAGCACGCTCGGGCTGTTCGAGGCGCAGATCGTCGAGATCGCCGCCATCGTGCATGAAGCCGGCGGCCTGCTCTACTACGACGGCGCCAACTCCAACGCCATCATGGGCATCGCCCGTCCCGGCGACATGGGCTTCGACGTCGTGCATCTCAACCTGCACAAGACGATGAGCACGCCCCACGGCGGCGGGGGCCCGGGAGCGGGGCCGGTCGGCGTCAAGGCGCATCTCGTTCCGTTCCTGCCGAAGCCGGTCGTCGCCAAGCGCGAGGACGGCCGCTATTTCTTCGACTTCGACCGCCCGCAGTCGATCGGCCGGGTCAAGTCGTATTACGGCAACTTCGGCATCCTCGTCCGCGCCTACACGTACATCCGCTCCTATGGCCCGGAAGGGCTGAGGCAGGTGAGCGAATGCGCGGTGCTGAACGCCAACTACATGATGGCTCGCCTCGCGGAGGGGTACGAAATCCCGTATCCCGGCGTCTGCAAGCATGAGTTCGTCCTGTCGGGACGAGGACTCAAGGCATACGGCGTGCGCACGCTCGACGTCGCCAAGCGGCTGCTCGACTTCGGCTACCATCCGCCGACGATCTACTTCCCGCTCAACGTGGAGGAGTGCATCATGATCGAGCCGACCGAGACGGAGAGCAAAGAGACGCTCGACGGCTTCATCGACGCCATGCTGCGCATCGCCCGCGAGGCGCGCGAGACGCCGGAGCTCGTTATCAACGCCCCGTATACGACCGTCATGCGGAGGCTCGACGAGACGCTGGCCGCGCGCAAGCCGGTGCTAGGCTGCTCCTGCTGA
- the gcvT gene encoding glycine cleavage system aminomethyltransferase GcvT: MANLRTTPLRPVYAETGEPRCIDFGGWELPVQFSGIIREHEAVRQRAGLFDVSHMGEFLVTGQFAADFLQTVTTNDIRRLQDGEAQYTLLCYPNGGVVDDLLVYRISEDQYLLVVNASNIEKDLDWLLEHLIGDVTVEDRSDATSLIALQGPLAAEILARCTDAPFAGLKPFRFLREAEVCGVKTLLSRTGYTGEDGFELYADSGDAPRLWRGLLAAGAPLGLEPAGLGARDTLRLEAKLALYGQELSADITPLEAGLSPFVKLDGEPFIGRDALLAQKAAGAPRRLVGIELLERGVPRSHYPVYSGETRIGEITSGTQSPTLKRSLGLALIQAEYAAIGTELEVEIRGKRLKAAVVPAPFYRRTAPPARTDKE; encoded by the coding sequence ATGGCCAACCTGCGCACGACTCCGCTCCGCCCTGTCTATGCCGAGACCGGCGAGCCGCGCTGCATCGACTTCGGGGGCTGGGAGCTGCCGGTGCAGTTCAGCGGCATCATCCGGGAACATGAGGCCGTCCGCCAGCGGGCCGGCCTGTTCGACGTGTCCCATATGGGCGAATTCCTCGTCACCGGCCAGTTCGCCGCCGACTTCCTGCAGACGGTCACGACCAACGACATCCGCCGGCTGCAGGACGGGGAGGCTCAGTACACGCTCCTCTGCTACCCGAACGGAGGCGTCGTCGACGACCTGCTCGTCTACCGCATCTCCGAGGATCAGTATCTGCTCGTCGTCAATGCCTCCAACATCGAGAAGGATCTCGACTGGCTGCTCGAGCATCTGATCGGCGACGTGACGGTCGAGGACCGTTCGGACGCCACCTCCCTGATCGCCCTGCAAGGACCGCTCGCCGCTGAAATCCTCGCCCGCTGCACCGACGCTCCGTTCGCCGGATTGAAGCCGTTCCGCTTCCTGCGGGAAGCGGAGGTGTGCGGCGTCAAGACGCTGCTCTCGCGCACCGGCTATACCGGAGAGGACGGCTTCGAGCTGTATGCCGACTCCGGCGATGCCCCACGCCTATGGCGCGGTCTGCTGGCGGCCGGAGCGCCGCTCGGCCTGGAGCCGGCCGGGCTCGGCGCTCGCGACACGCTGCGGCTCGAAGCCAAGCTCGCGCTGTACGGCCAGGAGCTGTCGGCCGACATCACGCCGCTCGAAGCCGGGCTCAGCCCATTCGTCAAGCTGGACGGAGAGCCGTTCATCGGCCGCGACGCGCTGCTGGCGCAAAAAGCTGCCGGCGCTCCACGCCGCCTCGTCGGCATCGAGCTGCTGGAGCGCGGCGTTCCGCGCTCTCATTATCCCGTGTACAGCGGCGAGACGCGCATCGGAGAGATCACCTCCGGCACGCAGTCTCCGACGCTGAAGCGCAGCCTCGGGCTGGCGCTGATCCAGGCCGAATACGCTGCGATCGGCACCGAGCTCGAGGTCGAGATCCGCGGCAAGCGGCTGAAGGCCGCCGTCGTACCCGCCCCGTTTTACCGAAGAACCGCGCCGCCGGCCCGAACCGACAAGGAGTGA
- the gcvH gene encoding glycine cleavage system protein GcvH: MSEIRQGLGYTEEHEWALAAGEHAVRIGITDHAQHQLGDIVFVELPRPGDRVEAGQPLGTIESVKTVSDLYAPVGGIVAKVNEALADSPELVNSEPYDGGWMLEIETDADASELVTALLDAAAYSERID, from the coding sequence GTGAGTGAGATTCGTCAGGGCTTGGGCTACACGGAGGAGCATGAATGGGCACTTGCAGCGGGAGAGCATGCCGTTCGGATCGGCATTACCGACCATGCGCAGCATCAGCTCGGCGATATCGTCTTTGTCGAGCTGCCCCGTCCGGGCGATCGCGTGGAGGCGGGGCAGCCTCTCGGCACGATCGAGTCGGTCAAGACGGTATCGGATCTGTACGCGCCGGTCGGCGGCATCGTGGCCAAGGTCAACGAAGCGCTTGCGGATTCGCCTGAGCTCGTCAACTCGGAGCCTTACGACGGCGGCTGGATGCTCGAGATCGAGACGGACGCCGACGCGTCCGAGCTCGTAACGGCCCTTCTGGATGCCGCTGCCTACTCCGAACGCATCGATTGA
- the gcvPA gene encoding aminomethyl-transferring glycine dehydrogenase subunit GcvPA, whose amino-acid sequence MTRPHRYIPMTEQDQNEMLETIGVASVEDLFRDIPAPIRYAGTLPMSGALDEWSLMRHLKQLAGRNADADTNASFLGAGLYDHHIPAVLPHLAGRSEFYTAYTPYQPEISQGELQAIFEFQSYICELTGMAVANASMYDGATALAEAAALASAHTRRKRVVVSRAVHPEAREILRTTARGIGLDIVEVGLRDGLTDAEALAAAVDDSTAAVLVQSPSFLGTVEDLAALVSLAHGAGALFVVSANPLSLGLLEAPGALGADIVVGDAQPLGIPSSLGGPTCGYFAVAEPLMRQMPGRIVGQTVDRDGKRGFVLTLQAREQHIRREKATSNICSNQALLALCASIYLSVMGKTGFRRTAELNLRKARYAARALEGLEGFSLPFHDTPTFNEFVVKLPEGTDLSRLDLALLEEGFLGGYDLGRSYPELAGHMLVAVTEKRTREEIDAFAAALDRMTRKEALA is encoded by the coding sequence ATGACCCGTCCGCACCGCTACATCCCGATGACCGAGCAGGATCAGAACGAGATGCTGGAGACGATCGGCGTCGCGTCGGTCGAGGACTTGTTCCGAGACATCCCCGCCCCCATCCGCTACGCCGGAACGCTGCCGATGTCCGGCGCGCTCGACGAATGGTCGCTGATGCGCCATCTCAAGCAGCTCGCCGGTCGCAATGCCGATGCCGACACGAACGCAAGCTTCCTCGGCGCCGGGCTGTACGACCACCATATCCCGGCCGTGCTTCCACATCTGGCCGGACGCTCCGAATTCTACACCGCCTATACGCCCTACCAGCCGGAGATCAGCCAAGGCGAGCTGCAGGCGATCTTCGAGTTCCAGTCGTATATCTGCGAGCTGACCGGCATGGCCGTCGCCAACGCCAGCATGTACGACGGCGCGACCGCGCTGGCCGAGGCAGCCGCGCTCGCCTCCGCCCACACCCGCCGCAAGCGCGTCGTCGTCTCGCGGGCCGTGCATCCCGAAGCGCGCGAGATTCTGCGCACGACCGCCCGCGGCATCGGGCTCGACATCGTCGAGGTCGGACTGCGGGACGGCCTGACCGATGCCGAGGCGCTCGCCGCTGCCGTCGACGATTCGACCGCGGCCGTGCTCGTGCAGTCGCCGAGCTTCCTCGGCACGGTCGAGGATCTCGCCGCGCTCGTCTCGCTCGCCCATGGGGCAGGCGCGCTGTTCGTCGTCAGCGCCAATCCGCTCTCGCTGGGCCTGCTGGAGGCGCCGGGCGCGCTCGGCGCGGACATCGTCGTCGGCGACGCGCAGCCGCTCGGCATCCCGAGCTCGCTCGGCGGCCCGACGTGCGGCTACTTCGCCGTCGCCGAACCGCTCATGCGCCAGATGCCGGGGCGCATCGTCGGCCAGACCGTAGATCGGGACGGCAAGCGCGGGTTCGTCTTGACGCTGCAGGCGCGGGAGCAGCATATCCGCCGCGAGAAAGCGACGAGCAACATCTGCTCCAACCAAGCGCTGCTCGCGCTGTGCGCCAGCATCTACCTGAGCGTCATGGGCAAGACCGGCTTCCGCAGGACGGCGGAGCTGAACCTGCGCAAGGCGCGGTACGCAGCCCGAGCGCTGGAGGGGCTGGAAGGGTTTTCTCTCCCTTTCCACGATACGCCTACCTTCAACGAATTCGTCGTGAAGCTTCCCGAAGGAACCGACCTGAGCCGGCTCGATCTCGCGCTGCTGGAGGAAGGCTTCCTCGGAGGCTATGATCTCGGCCGGTCGTATCCGGAGCTGGCGGGGCATATGCTCGTCGCCGTCACTGAGAAGCGGACGCGCGAGGAGATCGACGCGTTCGCCGCCGCGCTGGACCGGATGACCCGAAAGGAGGCGCTCGCATGA
- a CDS encoding lipoate--protein ligase family protein produces the protein MIHNRFPGLLLLDRMDDWSEPDVLYSFALDELLCRRAGADGVPVLHLWRHPSGFVMGPRDSRLPEAARASRELERLGLSVAVRNSGGAAVPLDPGVVNVSLILPLQGKASARFEDDFQLMYELIASALADTGVRVDKGEIAGAYCPGDYDLSVGGRKFCGIAQRRLSKAYIIQAFVNAGGSGEERGRLVRQFYDAAAGPGPDATSYPLVDASVMGSLEELADLWPDAPRLFAEGAASAALGLRAEQEAHLPESRLPRPEEIRELAAAMRARYPIGPAK, from the coding sequence ATGATCCATAACCGCTTCCCCGGCCTGCTCCTGCTCGACCGCATGGACGACTGGTCCGAGCCGGACGTCCTCTACTCGTTCGCGCTGGACGAGCTGCTCTGCCGGCGCGCCGGAGCGGACGGCGTGCCCGTCCTTCACCTGTGGCGGCATCCTTCCGGCTTCGTGATGGGACCGCGCGACAGCCGCCTGCCGGAGGCCGCGCGCGCTTCCCGCGAGCTGGAGCGGCTCGGCCTCTCGGTCGCCGTACGCAACTCCGGCGGCGCCGCCGTGCCGCTCGACCCCGGCGTCGTCAACGTCTCGCTCATCCTGCCCTTGCAGGGAAAAGCGTCCGCCCGTTTCGAGGACGATTTTCAGCTCATGTACGAGCTGATCGCCTCCGCCCTTGCCGACACCGGCGTGCGAGTGGACAAAGGCGAGATCGCCGGAGCTTATTGTCCGGGCGACTACGACCTCAGCGTCGGCGGACGCAAGTTCTGCGGCATCGCCCAGCGCCGGCTGTCCAAAGCCTACATCATCCAGGCGTTCGTCAACGCCGGCGGCTCCGGCGAGGAGCGCGGCCGCCTCGTCCGCCAGTTCTATGACGCCGCTGCTGGCCCTGGACCGGACGCCACGAGCTACCCGCTCGTGGATGCTTCGGTCATGGGGAGCCTGGAGGAGCTGGCCGATCTATGGCCGGATGCGCCGCGCTTGTTCGCCGAAGGAGCCGCAAGCGCCGCGCTCGGCCTGCGCGCGGAGCAGGAAGCGCACTTGCCGGAGAGCCGGCTGCCCCGGCCCGAAGAGATCCGCGAGCTGGCTGCGGCGATGAGAGCCCGCTACCCGATCGGCCCTGCGAAGTAG
- a CDS encoding alpha/beta fold hydrolase produces MERLIQTDEVKLQTESFGDPANAALLLIMGSQASMVWWEREFCERLAAGGRFVIRYDNRDTGRSSSWPLGTAGYSLTDMADDAMRVLDAYGIEKAHLAGMSLGGYLSQLAALRHPERVLSLTLLASSNYADGLPPMEEKVIEFFTRSASLDLSDARAAEHFGVEKWRLIVGSQRKFDESRIRELVREEIRHAESLASMGNHMLLGGGEEDAARTEDIKQPALIVHGTEDPVLPYAHGLALQQGLSKARLLPLEGAGHEIHPDDWPAIIEAMLELTGSR; encoded by the coding sequence ATGGAAAGACTCATTCAAACCGACGAAGTGAAGCTGCAAACGGAATCATTCGGCGATCCTGCGAATGCGGCGCTGCTCCTCATCATGGGCTCGCAAGCCTCGATGGTATGGTGGGAACGGGAATTCTGCGAGCGGCTGGCGGCAGGAGGGCGGTTCGTCATCCGCTATGACAACCGGGATACGGGGAGGTCGTCGAGCTGGCCGCTTGGAACGGCGGGCTACTCTCTAACGGATATGGCGGATGATGCGATGCGGGTCCTTGATGCTTACGGCATCGAGAAAGCTCATCTGGCAGGCATGTCGCTGGGCGGGTATCTGAGTCAGTTGGCGGCTCTCCGGCATCCGGAGAGGGTGCTTTCCTTGACGCTGCTGGCGAGCTCGAATTACGCGGATGGCCTTCCCCCCATGGAAGAAAAGGTAATCGAGTTCTTTACCCGCTCCGCTTCCCTGGATCTGTCGGATGCTCGGGCAGCGGAGCATTTCGGCGTCGAGAAATGGAGGCTGATCGTCGGGAGCCAAAGGAAATTCGACGAGTCCCGGATTCGCGAGCTCGTCCGGGAGGAGATCCGTCATGCCGAATCTCTCGCGAGCATGGGCAATCATATGCTGCTGGGCGGGGGCGAGGAGGATGCAGCGCGCACCGAAGACATCAAGCAGCCTGCCTTGATCGTTCACGGAACGGAGGATCCCGTCCTTCCGTACGCGCATGGGCTGGCGCTCCAGCAGGGGCTCTCCAAGGCCAGGCTGCTGCCGCTCGAAGGCGCAGGGCATGAAATCCATCCGGATGATTGGCCGGCAATCATCGAGGCGATGCTGGAGCTGACGGGCTCCCGCTGA